The sequence GAAGCCGACAGCCATGCCCCCCGAAAAGACCCTACGTAGTGATCTCGACAAACCCTTTTCCGTCATCATAAACAAACTCCCCAGGGGATAATAGTTAGAGTTGAAATTAAATCTTTGTAAATTTCGATATATTTATTAATCGCCTTGTGAGCGATTTGAAGAAAAATTATTCTCTTTTATAGAATAAATAAAAATAATTTCCGCAATATTCAGAATTACCAAAAAATAACAAAACACGACAAAAAACAAAATACACGACGATTTATTGGAAAATGGCATTAATTTAAACGATCAATAACATTCCACAATGCAACATTAAGCAAATTTTGTGCCATGCAAAATTACCCCACAAATCTGGTGTATGCTTTCACAATGGCAACAATACAAATGTGCTTTTGAGTGCGTTTTTAAGCACCTTACAAACGCTCTTTAAGATATTGTTTACATAGCGTTTTTTAACGCCACGGCACCATAAAACAAGCTTTATAAAAGGCCCAAAAAGGGAAATAAAGATGCGGATTTCTAAACGACTAGGCCATTTACTGCTCGCACCTGTTTGCATGTTGATAGTTGCAAATGCAGCAGGTACTGCATCAAATCCAGCAGACCTGTCTAAAGTCGTACATGTTGCGTTTGAAGCAGCCGACGATGGATTCGATATGGTCCGCACAAACAACAGTCTTTATTCAACATGGGTTGGTGAAGCGATCTATGAGAGTTTGCTGACCTACGACTATTTGGCGAGACCGGCTAAATTAATTCCAAAGACGGTTGAGGCCATGCCGGAAATCAGCAAGGATGGGCGAACTTATGTCTTCCATATAAAGAAGGGCATATTTTTCACCCCGGACCCAGCTTTTAACGGGGCACGACGAGAATTGACGGCACAAGATTATGCGTACTCCATCAAGCGCGTCCTTGATCCAAAAAATCGCTCGCCGCAGGCTAGTTCATTTGAAGGAAAAATTGTCGGCCTCGATGCAATCGTCGAGGAAGCAAAAAAATTAGGACAGTTCAATTACGATGCGCCGGTTGCGGGGCTTGAAACACTGGATCGTTATACGTTGCGGATCCAGCTCAATGCGCTCGATCAGACATTCCTCTATCTGTTGGCACACTCGACAACGGGTGCGGTAGCACGTGAAGTGATTGAAAAATATGGTGCGGACTCGGGCCGGCATCCGGTCGGGACCGGAGCCTATTTTCTAAAAGAATACGTCCCGCGTAGCAAGATTGTGCTGGAAGCAAACCCTGACTATCGGGGTTATATCTGGAATTTCAAATCTTCCGGGGATGCGTGGGATAAACAAGTCATCAAGGATATGCAGGGCAAACATATGCCACAAGTCGGCAGAGTTGAAATCAGCATCATTGAAGAAGAACAGCCACGCTGGCTGGCCTTTGATAGCGGGCAACTGGATATCGGTGAACTAGCCGGTAGCTCAGTTGAAAAAGCATTAAATAAAGACGTGCTTAAACCGCAGTACACATCCCAAGGCGTCTCTCTATATCGCTTTGTCGGGGCAGAAATTACGCATACTATCTTCAACTTTAAAGACCCTATCGTTGGCGGTTATACAAAAGAGAAAATCGCACTGCGTCGCGCCATTGCCATGGCCTATAACCTTGATGATGAAATTAGACTGGTGCGATTTGGTCAGGCCACCAAA is a genomic window of Glaciimonas sp. CA11.2 containing:
- a CDS encoding ABC transporter substrate-binding protein produces the protein MRISKRLGHLLLAPVCMLIVANAAGTASNPADLSKVVHVAFEAADDGFDMVRTNNSLYSTWVGEAIYESLLTYDYLARPAKLIPKTVEAMPEISKDGRTYVFHIKKGIFFTPDPAFNGARRELTAQDYAYSIKRVLDPKNRSPQASSFEGKIVGLDAIVEEAKKLGQFNYDAPVAGLETLDRYTLRIQLNALDQTFLYLLAHSTTGAVAREVIEKYGADSGRHPVGTGAYFLKEYVPRSKIVLEANPDYRGYIWNFKSSGDAWDKQVIKDMQGKHMPQVGRVEISIIEEEQPRWLAFDSGQLDIGELAGSSVEKALNKDVLKPQYTSQGVSLYRFVGAEITHTIFNFKDPIVGGYTKEKIALRRAIAMAYNLDDEIRLVRFGQATKAQSEVPPGVAGYDPKYRSSIAYDPNLANKLLDYFKYGKGSDGYRNMPDGKPFTIKIFSTASSADQARMEIWKRSLDEIGLRTDFPVSNFADNLKAASECKLMMWGLGGTASIPDGSDFLESFYGPNAGQGNLGCYASPAFDDAYRKARVLPDGPERQVFYNLMERQIEADTAQVLHLSRFRNWVIRPWVKGFKKHPILHADWEYLDIQKH